A genome region from Clostridium pasteurianum includes the following:
- a CDS encoding ABC transporter substrate-binding protein, translating into MKNIKKLISLSILIFITASALTACSFKPGTNKTTLNVFNWGEYIDKDIIKDFTAKTGIKVNYETFSTNEEMYEKVKSGTSTYDLICPSDYMIDRMIKEKLVQPIDFKNLSNYSNIDSKYKNLSYDPSNKYSVPYMWGTIGIIYDKTQIKDKIDSWNDLWDAKYKGKVYMSDDMRNSLGISLKRLGYSMNSKNASEINKAANELIKQKEEINPVYVGDEIKDDMRNGEKPIGVIYSGDAAVLMNENPNKYEYVIPKEGTNIWFDSWVIPKNAKNKEAAEKFLNYLLDAKVNKKNVDYIGYGTPNKKTFNILTDKVKNNKASYPDESSLKNSEIFIDLGNARKLYNDAWVTVTAKK; encoded by the coding sequence ATGAAAAATATAAAAAAACTTATATCCTTATCAATTTTAATCTTCATAACTGCCTCTGCTTTAACTGCCTGCAGTTTCAAGCCAGGTACCAATAAAACTACACTAAATGTTTTTAACTGGGGAGAGTATATAGACAAGGATATAATTAAAGATTTTACAGCCAAAACAGGCATAAAGGTAAATTATGAGACTTTCTCAACAAATGAAGAAATGTACGAAAAAGTCAAATCAGGAACCAGTACTTATGATCTCATATGTCCTTCAGATTACATGATAGACAGAATGATAAAAGAGAAATTAGTTCAGCCAATTGATTTTAAAAATTTATCTAATTACTCCAATATAGATAGTAAATATAAAAATTTGAGTTATGATCCAAGCAATAAATATTCAGTTCCATATATGTGGGGAACTATAGGTATTATATATGATAAAACTCAAATTAAAGATAAAATAGACAGCTGGAACGACTTATGGGATGCTAAGTATAAAGGCAAGGTCTATATGTCAGATGATATGAGAAATTCTCTTGGCATATCCCTTAAAAGACTTGGATATTCAATGAACTCTAAAAATGCTTCTGAGATTAACAAAGCTGCTAATGAACTCATAAAGCAGAAAGAAGAAATAAATCCAGTGTATGTTGGCGATGAAATAAAAGATGATATGAGAAACGGAGAAAAGCCAATTGGAGTTATTTATTCCGGTGATGCAGCTGTACTTATGAACGAAAATCCAAATAAATACGAATACGTAATACCTAAAGAAGGAACTAATATATGGTTTGACAGCTGGGTAATACCTAAAAATGCAAAAAATAAAGAAGCAGCTGAAAAATTCTTAAACTACCTACTTGATGCAAAGGTAAATAAGAAAAATGTAGACTATATAGGTTACGGAACTCCAAACAAAAAAACCTTTAACATATTAACTGACAAGGTTAAAAACAATAAGGCTTCATACCCTGATGAAAGTTCGCTAAAAAATTCAGAGATATTCATAGACTTAGGAAATGCAAGAAAACTATATAATGATGCATGGGTAACTGTTACTGCAAAGAAATAA
- a CDS encoding alpha/beta hydrolase, translating to MKQKFKHKHIMSILAICSIFVFSLTACSQNIQTAAHTNSRTDSTSPTYKDVVFATVKNDDGKTKKLRMNIFKQNKSSKNTPVLVYIHGGAWAMGDYKCEVNVNTKLAAKATKSLNKHKSPSEYSSFKSVVKDGITFVSVDYRLSTEAAFPAQIYDVKGSIRYLRANAKKYGIDPNRIAVCGESAGGHLAALLATSGGVKELEGDVGGNLNFSSKVIACVDFFGPTDLLSMGPEMDPSIQSPADAAKMHDSPDAAESKLLGFDKSGQGVGVLRQLRDKNDTSSPYWSKVKLAELGSPINNVTSDDPPTFIAHGGNDTLVPIKESLKFSLALTHAGVKNTFMTYSKDPHGYQSPSITNSALKWIKLQLKSK from the coding sequence ATGAAACAAAAATTCAAACACAAACATATTATGTCTATATTAGCCATATGCTCTATTTTTGTATTCTCGTTGACGGCATGTTCACAAAATATTCAAACAGCTGCACATACTAATTCTAGAACAGATTCTACTTCACCTACTTACAAAGATGTAGTTTTTGCCACCGTAAAAAATGATGATGGAAAAACTAAAAAATTACGAATGAATATTTTCAAACAAAACAAATCATCTAAGAACACCCCTGTTCTTGTATACATTCACGGTGGTGCTTGGGCTATGGGTGATTATAAATGTGAAGTTAATGTAAATACAAAACTTGCTGCTAAAGCTACTAAAAGCCTTAATAAACATAAATCTCCTTCAGAATACAGTAGTTTTAAAAGTGTAGTCAAAGATGGAATAACATTTGTATCTGTAGACTATCGTTTAAGTACAGAAGCTGCTTTTCCCGCTCAAATATATGATGTTAAAGGAAGTATTAGATATCTACGTGCTAATGCCAAAAAATATGGTATTGATCCAAATAGAATAGCAGTCTGTGGAGAATCTGCTGGAGGACATTTGGCTGCATTATTGGCTACAAGTGGTGGTGTAAAAGAGCTTGAAGGTGACGTAGGCGGAAATCTTAATTTTTCCAGCAAAGTAATAGCATGTGTTGATTTCTTCGGTCCAACTGATTTACTTTCAATGGGACCTGAAATGGATCCCTCTATTCAATCACCTGCTGACGCAGCTAAAATGCATGATTCGCCGGATGCTGCTGAATCTAAACTTCTTGGCTTTGACAAATCGGGACAAGGTGTAGGTGTTCTTAGACAACTACGTGACAAAAACGACACTAGTTCACCATATTGGTCAAAAGTAAAATTAGCTGAATTAGGAAGTCCTATAAACAATGTTACTTCAGATGACCCACCAACATTTATTGCACATGGTGGTAATGATACTCTAGTACCAATTAAAGAAAGTTTAAAATTTAGTTTAGCACTCACACATGCAGGCGTAAAAAATACATTTATGACATATTCAAAAGATCCTCATGGTTATCAGAGTCCAAGTATTACCAATTCAGCTCTAAAATGGATAAAATTACAATTAAAGTCCAAGTGA
- a CDS encoding nitroreductase family protein, producing MIDFKKLVEERRSANNFIEGIEIPKSDFIEIFELVKLVPSCFNIQHTNYFVVTDKDKKEELRKAAFNQYKVHTASAAILVLGDKEAYKNANKLYSGMVDLKMISQFDYEKILNDIKNLYEGRGEEFKHDEAIRNSSISAMMFMLAAKYKGWDTCPMIGFDAKKMHEVFNIPERYEISMLITMGKEDTKNKRLRGYRKPIGEFVKFNDFQ from the coding sequence ATGATAGATTTTAAAAAGCTTGTTGAAGAAAGGCGTTCTGCAAATAATTTTATAGAAGGGATCGAAATACCTAAAAGTGATTTTATTGAAATATTTGAGTTAGTGAAGCTAGTACCATCATGCTTTAATATACAACATACTAATTACTTCGTTGTAACAGACAAAGATAAAAAGGAAGAACTTAGAAAGGCAGCATTTAATCAATATAAAGTGCATACGGCTTCTGCAGCCATTTTAGTATTAGGAGATAAAGAAGCTTATAAAAATGCCAATAAATTATATTCTGGTATGGTTGATTTAAAGATGATTTCACAGTTCGATTATGAAAAAATTTTAAATGATATAAAAAATCTTTATGAGGGACGTGGAGAGGAGTTTAAACATGATGAAGCAATAAGGAATTCTTCAATTTCAGCAATGATGTTTATGCTTGCAGCTAAGTATAAGGGATGGGATACATGCCCTATGATAGGCTTTGATGCTAAAAAAATGCATGAAGTATTTAATATACCTGAAAGATATGAGATATCAATGCTTATAACAATGGGAAAAGAAGACACTAAAAATAAGAGACTTAGAGGATATAGAAAACCGATTGGCGAATTTGTAAAATTTAATGATTTCCAATAA
- a CDS encoding endoglucanase has product MSIFLIVGLMFFISALLPEDLDVFAIPKEFEDCPEISHLKVYDKYLIKKGV; this is encoded by the coding sequence ATGTCTATATTTTTAATAGTAGGTTTAATGTTTTTTATATCAGCTTTATTACCTGAAGATTTAGATGTTTTTGCGATTCCTAAGGAATTTGAAGATTGCCCAGAGATATCACACTTAAAAGTTTATGATAAATATTTAATAAAAAAAGGCGTTTAA
- a CDS encoding GNAT family N-acetyltransferase — protein MSKFKGGDMIVGLTNLPHYEVTNKNIKLKRAFPGDKEEILNFVHENFQTNWTYEVEQSLMQSPGKCFIATEKGKLLGFACYDASAKGFFGPIGVLTSERGKNIGTLLLLRTLESMREYGYGYAIIGWVSEAEQFYRKTVSAEYIKNGEPENSVYSNLIFMK, from the coding sequence ATGAGTAAATTTAAAGGTGGAGATATGATAGTTGGACTAACTAATTTGCCGCATTATGAAGTAACTAATAAAAATATTAAGTTAAAAAGAGCTTTTCCTGGAGATAAAGAGGAGATATTAAACTTTGTCCATGAAAATTTTCAAACAAATTGGACTTATGAGGTTGAGCAATCCTTGATGCAGAGTCCTGGAAAATGCTTTATTGCAACAGAAAAAGGGAAATTATTGGGATTTGCATGTTATGATGCTTCAGCAAAAGGATTTTTTGGACCAATAGGTGTTCTTACTTCAGAGAGAGGTAAAAATATAGGTACTTTATTATTATTACGGACATTAGAATCTATGAGGGAATATGGATATGGATATGCTATTATAGGATGGGTTAGTGAAGCAGAGCAGTTTTATAGAAAAACTGTTTCAGCAGAATACATAAAAAATGGTGAACCGGAAAACAGTGTTTATTCAAATTTAATTTTTATGAAATAA
- a CDS encoding ABC transporter permease: MKRNKGSISAYPYFIWSIIFIVVPIFLIIYFSLTNNNGDFTLANYQKLFNPLYMLVFFNSIKLALISTVICFILGYPAAYILSKSSLKMRSILMMLLIIPMWMNFLLRTYAWMSILGRNGIINTIFSLLGFKSLDILYTDAAVILGMVYNFLPFMIIPIYTILIKIDKDVIKAASDLGANKFIIFKRVVFPLSIPGVMSGVTMVFMPAVSTFVISKLLGGGQFMLIGNLIESQFTTVGDWYFGSAISILMMIIILISMAVLSKFDSKNDLNGGGRIW, from the coding sequence ATGAAACGAAATAAAGGCTCTATTTCTGCATACCCTTATTTTATTTGGAGCATAATCTTCATAGTTGTACCTATTTTTCTTATAATATATTTCAGCCTTACAAACAATAATGGTGATTTTACTTTAGCAAATTATCAAAAATTATTTAATCCGCTTTACATGCTCGTATTCTTTAACTCAATTAAACTAGCACTTATTTCAACTGTAATATGCTTTATATTAGGTTATCCTGCAGCATATATTCTCTCAAAATCCAGCTTAAAAATGAGAAGTATACTTATGATGCTCCTCATAATCCCAATGTGGATGAACTTTTTGCTCAGAACTTATGCCTGGATGTCTATACTCGGGAGAAACGGAATTATAAATACTATATTTTCCCTATTAGGCTTTAAATCTTTAGATATACTATACACTGATGCTGCTGTCATACTTGGAATGGTTTATAATTTTCTTCCTTTTATGATAATACCAATATATACAATCCTCATAAAAATAGACAAGGATGTAATAAAAGCAGCTTCAGACCTTGGAGCAAATAAATTCATTATTTTTAAAAGAGTTGTTTTTCCCTTAAGCATACCTGGTGTAATGTCAGGAGTTACTATGGTTTTTATGCCTGCCGTTTCTACCTTTGTAATATCAAAGCTTTTAGGTGGCGGACAATTTATGCTTATTGGTAATCTAATAGAATCTCAATTTACAACTGTTGGTGATTGGTATTTCGGATCAGCTATATCAATACTAATGATGATAATAATACTTATTTCAATGGCTGTACTTTCAAAATTTGATAGTAAAAATGATTTGAATGGTGGTGGACGTATATGGTAG
- a CDS encoding barstar family protein codes for MRKVIIDGKNLKDKKSLHLILKEKLDLPEYYGENLDALWDCLTGDIAIPLNIVWENFNESKNYLGEYADMTAEVLLKAERYFHGKLKIEINL; via the coding sequence ATGAGGAAAGTAATAATTGACGGCAAAAATTTAAAAGATAAGAAATCACTTCATTTAATATTAAAGGAAAAGCTAGATTTACCTGAATACTATGGTGAAAACTTAGATGCACTTTGGGATTGCTTAACAGGGGATATTGCAATACCACTGAATATAGTATGGGAAAATTTTAATGAGAGTAAAAATTATTTAGGAGAGTATGCTGATATGACAGCTGAAGTTCTATTAAAGGCTGAGAGATATTTTCATGGTAAACTGAAGATAGAGATTAATTTATAA
- the potA gene encoding spermidine/putrescine ABC transporter ATP-binding protein — MEKDILIELKNISKKYDDNYVIKDLNLFVRRNEFLTLLGPSGCGKTTTLNMIAGFETPDEGNIIFEDSNINIVPPHKRQINTVFQKYALFSHMNVYENIAFGLRIKKLSENDIRKKIQDILKMVDLEGFEKRSTSSLSGGQQQRVAIARALVNEPKLLLLDEPLGALDLKLRKEMQIELKNMQQKLGITFIFVTHDQEEALTMSDTIVVLNKGKVQQIGTPEDIYNEPKNRFVANFIGVSNILNGIMLSDYKVKFENKIFECVDAGFNKDENIEVVVRPEDIKITNKYEGMLYGTVISSIFRGVHYEIKVEINGTTWIIHNTKHASPGDIIGINIFPDDIHIMRKAQDNETK, encoded by the coding sequence ATGGAAAAGGACATACTTATTGAACTTAAAAACATTTCAAAAAAATATGACGACAATTATGTAATTAAAGATTTAAATCTATTCGTCAGGCGAAATGAATTTCTTACTCTTTTAGGTCCAAGTGGATGCGGTAAAACAACAACTTTAAATATGATTGCTGGTTTTGAAACCCCAGACGAAGGAAATATAATATTTGAAGACAGTAATATAAATATTGTACCTCCTCACAAGAGGCAGATAAATACTGTGTTTCAAAAATATGCTCTTTTTTCACATATGAATGTGTACGAAAATATTGCTTTTGGTCTCAGAATCAAAAAGCTTTCAGAAAATGATATTCGCAAAAAAATTCAAGATATACTTAAAATGGTTGATCTTGAAGGCTTTGAAAAGAGGTCAACTAGTTCCTTAAGCGGTGGTCAGCAGCAAAGAGTTGCAATTGCAAGGGCTCTTGTAAATGAACCAAAACTTCTTCTACTTGATGAACCACTTGGTGCTCTTGATTTAAAACTTAGAAAAGAAATGCAGATTGAACTAAAAAATATGCAACAAAAACTTGGCATAACCTTCATTTTTGTAACCCATGATCAGGAGGAAGCCCTCACTATGTCCGATACTATTGTAGTTTTAAATAAAGGCAAAGTGCAGCAAATTGGAACTCCTGAAGATATATATAACGAACCTAAAAATAGATTTGTGGCTAACTTCATTGGTGTAAGTAATATTTTAAATGGAATTATGTTGAGCGATTACAAAGTTAAATTTGAAAATAAAATCTTTGAATGTGTGGATGCTGGATTTAATAAAGATGAAAACATTGAGGTTGTAGTAAGACCAGAAGACATAAAAATAACAAATAAATATGAAGGTATGCTTTATGGAACAGTAATTTCCTCAATATTTAGAGGAGTTCACTACGAAATTAAGGTTGAAATAAATGGCACAACATGGATAATTCATAATACAAAACATGCGTCACCAGGAGACATTATAGGTATAAATATTTTTCCTGATGATATACACATAATGCGAAAGGCTCAAGATAATGAAACGAAATAA
- a CDS encoding NUDIX hydrolase, which produces MEMIDIYDELGQKSGKIEEKNEAHKKGLIHKGVCVWIINSNDEILLQTRNNQVMFPNMMDISFSGHIQAGETSLEAAIREGKEELGIDLEIDKLQYLFSCREYGEVDGYIENEIDDVFLYRKDILLEEYSFCDNEVKEVSYVSLEKFKTMVETHSTMLMPYKTHYIFLLTVLGRW; this is translated from the coding sequence ATGGAAATGATAGATATTTATGACGAACTAGGTCAAAAATCTGGTAAGATCGAGGAAAAAAACGAGGCTCATAAAAAAGGACTTATTCATAAAGGCGTTTGTGTATGGATTATTAATTCTAATGATGAGATACTACTACAAACTCGAAATAATCAAGTTATGTTCCCCAATATGATGGATATCTCGTTTTCAGGGCATATCCAAGCCGGTGAAACATCTTTAGAAGCAGCTATAAGAGAAGGGAAAGAAGAACTTGGCATTGATTTAGAAATAGATAAACTCCAGTATCTCTTTTCGTGTCGAGAGTATGGGGAGGTTGATGGATATATTGAAAATGAAATAGATGATGTGTTCCTTTATAGAAAGGATATTCTTTTAGAGGAGTATTCTTTCTGCGATAATGAGGTGAAAGAGGTATCGTATGTTTCACTTGAGAAATTCAAGACAATGGTAGAAACACATTCCACTATGCTTATGCCATACAAAACACATTATATTTTTTTACTAACAGTCTTAGGTAGGTGGTAA
- a CDS encoding winged helix-turn-helix transcriptional regulator produces the protein MNNIKLCPHFEAAFKLLGKRWNGLIIRSLLKGAKRFSDIQEIIPNLSARMLTERFKELEKEGIIARKVYAETPVRIEYELTEKGKDLEKSMDEIQKWAEKWT, from the coding sequence ATGAATAACATCAAATTATGCCCTCATTTCGAAGCTGCCTTTAAACTGCTTGGAAAAAGGTGGAATGGGCTTATTATACGTTCTCTTTTAAAAGGCGCAAAAAGATTTTCCGATATTCAAGAAATCATACCAAATTTAAGTGCCCGTATGCTTACTGAACGTTTCAAGGAATTAGAAAAGGAAGGAATTATAGCACGCAAAGTATATGCTGAGACACCAGTCAGAATAGAATATGAACTAACTGAAAAAGGTAAAGACTTGGAAAAATCCATGGATGAAATTCAAAAATGGGCAGAAAAGTGGACTTAG
- a CDS encoding helix-turn-helix domain-containing protein, with translation MDIGEKIKRLRIERQLTQEELANRCELSKGFISQIERNLTSPSIATLTDILDALGTNLPDFFNEDSQEKIVFKKDDMCETSDEELNYNLMWLVSNSQKDSMEPVLLTLYENGNYLEDEPHEGEEFGYVLKGSIFLKLGSKKFKIKSGESFYFKPNANHQILNAGKKPAKIIWVSTPPSF, from the coding sequence ATGGATATCGGAGAAAAAATAAAAAGGCTCAGGATTGAAAGACAATTAACTCAAGAAGAACTTGCTAATCGCTGCGAGTTATCGAAGGGCTTTATATCTCAAATAGAGAGAAACCTAACTTCACCTTCAATAGCAACCTTAACTGATATCCTCGATGCTTTAGGAACAAATTTACCGGATTTTTTTAACGAGGATAGTCAGGAAAAAATAGTATTTAAAAAGGATGACATGTGCGAAACCTCTGATGAAGAACTAAATTACAATCTCATGTGGCTTGTTTCAAATTCTCAAAAGGATTCTATGGAACCTGTTTTACTAACCCTTTACGAAAATGGCAATTATCTTGAAGATGAACCTCATGAAGGAGAAGAATTTGGATATGTTTTAAAAGGAAGTATATTTCTCAAACTTGGAAGTAAAAAATTTAAAATAAAAAGCGGTGAAAGTTTTTATTTTAAACCAAATGCTAATCATCAAATTTTAAATGCTGGAAAAAAGCCAGCTAAAATTATATGGGTAAGCACACCCCCATCCTTCTAA
- a CDS encoding SPL family radical SAM protein encodes MIKEILVTNAFEKEIQPDGSKVDIIDSYVGCQLQCPYCFQMNDINWSKDIIVRKNIADILKDQLKKKGSGDVYIGSLSDPYMPLEDEYHLTRKCIHVLSSSDMNVYITTKSDNELILRDLDLLKSFKNPVTILLGLSNLNQADRGADNANIKVANELKKEGIDVWAFITPILPYVMNIDEMINALDTNIPIYLDKLRVMTKGNQDKKIYNWINKKYPQYAKEYEKILYETDESYYKKIIEKYRMDDRITFMFDLWER; translated from the coding sequence ATGATTAAAGAAATACTTGTAACTAATGCGTTTGAAAAAGAAATTCAACCTGATGGAAGCAAAGTGGATATTATTGATTCTTATGTTGGATGCCAGCTACAATGCCCTTATTGTTTTCAAATGAATGATATAAATTGGAGTAAGGATATAATTGTAAGAAAGAATATTGCAGATATTTTAAAGGATCAACTAAAGAAGAAAGGCAGTGGTGACGTATATATAGGCAGTTTAAGTGATCCATATATGCCATTAGAAGATGAATATCACCTTACTAGAAAATGTATTCATGTATTGAGTTCTTCTGATATGAATGTTTATATTACAACAAAATCAGATAACGAATTAATTCTACGTGATTTGGATTTGTTAAAAAGTTTTAAAAATCCAGTTACCATATTACTTGGGTTATCTAACTTAAATCAGGCAGATAGAGGTGCTGATAATGCAAATATTAAAGTAGCAAATGAATTGAAGAAGGAAGGTATTGATGTATGGGCATTTATTACCCCAATTCTTCCGTATGTTATGAATATTGATGAAATGATTAATGCATTGGATACAAATATCCCTATTTATCTTGATAAATTAAGAGTAATGACAAAAGGTAATCAGGATAAGAAAATTTACAATTGGATTAATAAAAAGTATCCACAGTATGCTAAAGAATATGAAAAAATATTATATGAGACAGATGAATCATATTATAAAAAAATTATAGAAAAATATCGTATGGATGACCGTATAACCTTCATGTTTGATTTATGGGAAAGATAA
- a CDS encoding ABC transporter permease, producing the protein MVEKCLKRFYLTLIYIFLYAPIVFLMVFSFNSEKFSSHWGHFSLTWYHALLQDDRILTALYYTILVAVISSIISTILGTISAIGISKLSHVPKKTILNINNIPVLNPDIVMAVSLMTLFIFFNVPFGLVTLIIAHIVFSTPYVILSVLPKLTQLPPDIVKAALDLGATPRYAMRKIVLPQIKSGIFAGFLFAFTMSIDDFVISFFNTGNDVTNLSIEIYSMARRGITPEINALSTLMFVTILILLFLANRKSIISKEENK; encoded by the coding sequence ATGGTAGAGAAATGTCTAAAAAGATTTTATTTAACTTTAATCTATATATTTTTATATGCGCCCATAGTATTTCTCATGGTTTTCTCTTTTAATTCGGAGAAATTTTCATCACACTGGGGTCATTTTTCATTAACCTGGTACCATGCACTGCTTCAGGACGATAGAATCTTAACTGCTCTTTACTATACAATACTTGTAGCCGTAATATCTTCCATAATATCCACAATTCTCGGGACTATAAGTGCCATCGGAATAAGTAAACTGTCTCATGTGCCGAAGAAAACCATACTCAATATAAATAATATACCAGTTTTAAATCCTGATATAGTAATGGCAGTATCATTAATGACTTTATTTATATTTTTCAATGTACCTTTTGGACTAGTAACACTTATAATCGCTCATATTGTATTTTCTACTCCATACGTAATACTGTCGGTCCTTCCAAAACTAACACAGCTTCCACCAGATATTGTAAAAGCTGCTTTAGACCTTGGAGCAACCCCTAGGTACGCAATGAGAAAAATAGTACTTCCTCAAATAAAATCCGGTATATTTGCAGGCTTTTTATTTGCATTTACTATGTCAATAGATGATTTTGTAATAAGCTTCTTCAACACCGGAAATGACGTTACAAATCTTTCAATAGAAATATACTCTATGGCAAGACGAGGAATAACACCTGAAATAAATGCATTATCAACCTTAATGTTTGTAACCATCCTTATTCTTCTATTCCTTGCAAACAGAAAAAGTATTATATCAAAGGAGGAAAATAAATAA
- a CDS encoding ribonuclease → MKRNSFVAICLSIIFMFFTTLFGNTINVKAYTAGTQNSYYGAEYTETTINDFQGVADYIHQYGCLPDNYITKEEAEDLGWQPGKDLWDYAYGKSIGGDIFTNSERALPSRRGRVWHECDINYFGGHRGADRIIYSNDGLIYGTSDHYQTFTRYY, encoded by the coding sequence ATGAAAAGGAACAGTTTTGTTGCAATTTGCTTATCTATAATTTTTATGTTCTTTACAACTTTATTTGGTAATACGATTAATGTTAAGGCTTATACTGCTGGTACTCAAAACAGTTATTATGGAGCAGAATATACCGAAACTACAATAAATGACTTTCAGGGCGTAGCAGATTATATACATCAATATGGATGCCTCCCAGATAATTATATTACAAAGGAAGAAGCAGAAGATTTAGGATGGCAACCTGGCAAAGATTTATGGGATTATGCTTATGGTAAAAGTATAGGAGGAGACATATTTACTAATTCTGAAAGAGCTCTTCCAAGTAGAAGAGGAAGAGTGTGGCATGAATGTGATATAAATTATTTTGGTGGACATAGAGGCGCAGACAGGATAATATATTCTAATGATGGACTAATTTATGGTACATCAGATCATTATCAAACATTTACACGTTATTATTAA
- a CDS encoding APC family permease, with amino-acid sequence MAKSNLKKDNLSIIETIALSVAIIAPTAAMSINVSLMAGSASFSVPLIFLVSTVVVGLVSFSIIKFNHYFSSAGSLYTFAGKALGKRAGFITGWTLVLAYLTLAAGCSAEFGSFFSSLLKDFWGIQAPWLPLALIASIGILILGISDAKISTRIMLTMEGLSILLISILSIVILIKVGSTKGLSAIPFKTNGTNFSALASTSVFAFLSFIGFESASSLGEETKNPKKLIPLAIMSAVFVSGLFYIVVSYSQVIGFGVDAKGLKALTASSLPLTDLSGKYISKIFGMFLLFSASLSCFSCSLGSVCAGARILFSMSRDGMLHKGLSNVHKKYDTPYVGIAAILIPAVLIQIPLYKINGIDAFNYLATIGSLAIIVSYLFTSVGAIVFFKHTKEIKNSSIIIPAVSILPLVYVLYSNIYPVPEFPGNIFPYIVLGWIAIGFVLGKKVVKVPSVNTDTLTSVSDMDKESLGA; translated from the coding sequence ATGGCGAAATCAAATTTAAAAAAAGACAATTTAAGTATAATCGAAACTATTGCTTTATCTGTTGCAATTATAGCTCCAACTGCTGCAATGTCTATAAATGTTTCACTCATGGCAGGAAGTGCTTCTTTTTCAGTACCTCTAATATTTCTTGTATCAACTGTTGTTGTAGGTCTTGTATCTTTCTCAATCATAAAATTTAACCACTATTTTTCGAGTGCTGGTTCACTATATACCTTCGCCGGAAAAGCTTTAGGAAAGAGAGCCGGTTTTATAACTGGTTGGACATTAGTATTAGCCTATTTAACTTTAGCAGCAGGATGCTCTGCAGAATTTGGATCTTTTTTCAGTAGTCTACTAAAAGATTTTTGGGGTATTCAAGCTCCATGGCTTCCTCTTGCTTTAATAGCTTCAATTGGTATTCTAATACTTGGAATATCTGATGCAAAAATAAGTACAAGAATAATGCTTACTATGGAAGGTTTATCAATTTTATTGATTTCAATTTTATCTATAGTTATTTTAATAAAGGTTGGTTCAACCAAAGGTCTAAGTGCTATTCCTTTTAAAACCAATGGTACTAATTTTTCCGCACTAGCAAGTACATCAGTCTTTGCATTTTTATCATTCATAGGATTTGAAAGTGCATCAAGTCTTGGAGAAGAGACTAAAAACCCTAAGAAACTTATCCCACTTGCAATAATGAGCGCTGTATTTGTTTCTGGATTATTCTATATTGTAGTAAGCTACAGTCAGGTTATCGGCTTTGGTGTTGATGCAAAAGGTTTAAAGGCATTAACAGCTTCTTCATTACCTTTAACAGATTTATCAGGTAAATATATTTCAAAAATTTTCGGAATGTTTTTACTTTTCTCCGCTTCACTTTCTTGTTTTTCATGTTCTTTAGGATCCGTATGTGCTGGTGCTAGAATATTATTTTCAATGAGTAGAGACGGAATGCTTCACAAGGGTCTTTCAAATGTTCATAAAAAATATGATACTCCATATGTAGGAATTGCAGCAATATTAATTCCGGCTGTTTTGATTCAAATTCCATTGTACAAAATAAACGGAATTGATGCTTTTAACTATTTAGCAACTATAGGTTCCCTAGCTATAATAGTTTCATATTTATTTACTAGTGTAGGTGCAATAGTTTTCTTTAAACACACTAAAGAAATAAAAAATTCAAGTATAATAATTCCTGCGGTATCAATTTTACCATTAGTATACGTACTATATTCTAACATTTATCCAGTTCCTGAATTCCCAGGAAATATTTTTCCTTATATAGTTTTAGGATGGATTGCAATTGGATTTGTATTGGGCAAAAAAGTCGTAAAAGTTCCTAGTGTCAATACTGATACATTAACTTCTGTATCAGATATGGATAAAGAAAGCTTAGGAGCTTAA